From Echinicola soli, a single genomic window includes:
- a CDS encoding HupE/UreJ family protein: MSQFQAYFKLGIEHILDLNGFDHILFVIALCAIYLLRDWKKILILVTAFTIGHSITLALATLRIFNVNSNLIEFLIPVTIAVTAFFNILKPRPSSGSGIQANYAFALFFGLIHGLGFSNYLRSLLGRERSIWEPLLAFNLGLEAGQLIIVGIFIVISSITIGIFGTNRKEWALVISSIVLGMSIMMMLDKVYW; the protein is encoded by the coding sequence ATGAGTCAGTTTCAAGCATATTTCAAGCTCGGTATAGAACATATCCTTGACCTTAATGGTTTTGATCACATTCTGTTTGTGATCGCCCTATGTGCCATCTATTTGCTTCGTGATTGGAAGAAAATCCTCATTTTGGTAACGGCCTTTACCATTGGTCATTCCATCACTTTGGCCCTGGCCACGCTCAGGATTTTCAATGTAAATTCCAACTTGATCGAATTCCTCATTCCCGTGACCATTGCCGTTACTGCTTTCTTCAATATCCTAAAGCCTCGCCCGTCCAGCGGAAGTGGCATCCAGGCGAATTATGCCTTTGCTCTCTTCTTTGGACTTATCCATGGCCTTGGATTTTCGAACTACCTACGGTCCCTATTGGGCAGAGAGCGCTCCATCTGGGAGCCTTTGCTAGCTTTTAACCTTGGTCTGGAAGCCGGCCAGCTCATCATCGTAGGTATCTTCATTGTGATCTCTTCAATTACTATTGGTATATTTGGTACCAATAGAAAAGAATGGGCACTGGTCATTTCCTCCATCGTGTTGGGAATGTCCATTATGATGATGCTGGATAAAGTATATTGGTAG
- a CDS encoding DUF6702 family protein, with the protein MIGWVAYFHPFYISVTDINYNEASQSLEIAQKIFWDDLEVALGNEAGKSVDFMDPQDPDELSLMIKNYLLKHNMISVNGKKASLEYLGFEVEEDAAWFYLEAKGISKPGEVEISNEILISDYPDQRNMVNFYVDGEPKTLILYGDNESGRLEF; encoded by the coding sequence ATGATAGGATGGGTGGCGTATTTTCATCCTTTTTATATCAGTGTTACCGATATAAACTATAATGAAGCATCCCAAAGCCTGGAAATTGCCCAGAAAATTTTTTGGGACGATCTTGAAGTGGCCTTGGGAAATGAAGCTGGTAAATCAGTGGATTTTATGGATCCCCAGGATCCCGATGAGTTATCCCTGATGATCAAAAACTATTTACTGAAGCACAATATGATATCTGTCAATGGGAAAAAAGCCTCGCTGGAGTATTTGGGCTTCGAAGTGGAGGAAGATGCTGCCTGGTTTTACTTGGAGGCAAAAGGCATCAGCAAACCTGGGGAAGTCGAAATTTCCAATGAAATTTTGATCAGTGATTACCCAGATCAGCGGAATATGGTAAATTTTTATGTGGATGGAGAGCCAAAGACCTTGATATTGTATGGGGATAATGAAAGCGGAAGGCTGGAGTTTTGA
- a CDS encoding aldehyde dehydrogenase family protein, producing MIPKTVHIQKQKAIKNQQSALSSRIKKLEQLKEWIRSNQKEIEKALYADLHKPTAEVAVTETSFVVMELNAALKSLAKWSAPIKVKQPIHMLGTQAYIQAEPKGAVLIISPWNYPFNLTVAPLVSAIAAGCSVCLKPSEHSPHTAALLRRMVTELFAVEDVAIFEGGIPVTEELLEQPFDHIFFTGSTGVGKIVMKAAAKNLSSVTLELGGKSPVIIDQGFDLQDAAKKIAIGRFINSGQTCIAPDYLFVHESQKDDFIAALKQQVNHMYNTNGKGFDRNADYGRVINAQHIVRLQNLLKDAQTKGAHVEFGGKNSLDHQFMEPTVVSQVSEEMDLMKEEIFGPILPIITYHQIDDVIQLIQLKPKPLAVYLFTTEDLVTEQVRKTTSSGALVVNDCAIQFLHSELPFGGIGPSGMGRSHGHAGFLAFSNEKSILKQRTGKTLPKLLYPPYGLKTSGIIKAFMKWVMRG from the coding sequence ATGATCCCAAAGACCGTTCATATCCAAAAGCAAAAAGCGATAAAAAACCAACAATCAGCACTTTCCAGCAGGATCAAAAAACTGGAACAGCTTAAAGAATGGATCAGATCAAATCAAAAGGAAATAGAAAAGGCACTCTATGCGGACCTCCATAAACCTACTGCCGAAGTAGCTGTCACCGAAACCAGCTTTGTGGTGATGGAGCTCAATGCCGCGCTAAAAAGCCTGGCCAAATGGTCTGCTCCGATAAAAGTAAAACAACCCATTCACATGCTGGGTACCCAAGCCTATATCCAAGCTGAACCAAAGGGAGCTGTATTGATTATTTCTCCTTGGAATTATCCCTTTAACCTCACCGTAGCCCCCTTGGTATCTGCCATTGCCGCAGGATGTAGTGTTTGCCTGAAGCCCTCAGAGCACAGCCCACACACTGCTGCACTGCTCCGGAGAATGGTCACCGAGCTATTTGCAGTAGAAGATGTGGCGATTTTTGAAGGAGGGATTCCCGTCACCGAAGAACTTCTCGAACAGCCTTTCGATCATATTTTCTTCACCGGAAGTACTGGTGTAGGAAAAATCGTCATGAAAGCGGCCGCTAAAAACCTGAGCAGTGTCACCCTGGAATTGGGCGGAAAGTCTCCAGTGATCATCGATCAGGGATTTGATTTGCAGGATGCCGCCAAAAAAATAGCCATCGGCAGATTTATCAATAGCGGACAGACCTGCATCGCTCCTGATTACCTTTTTGTACATGAATCCCAAAAAGATGACTTCATAGCAGCCCTCAAACAGCAAGTAAACCACATGTATAATACCAACGGCAAAGGCTTTGACCGCAACGCTGACTATGGCAGAGTCATCAATGCACAACACATCGTCCGACTCCAAAACCTCCTTAAAGATGCCCAAACTAAGGGCGCACATGTGGAATTTGGCGGTAAAAACTCTCTTGACCACCAATTCATGGAACCTACAGTGGTGAGCCAAGTCTCTGAAGAAATGGACTTGATGAAAGAGGAAATCTTTGGTCCTATCCTGCCTATCATCACATATCACCAGATAGATGATGTCATTCAGCTGATCCAACTAAAGCCCAAACCTCTTGCCGTCTATTTATTCACAACAGAGGACCTGGTTACCGAACAGGTCAGGAAAACCACCAGTAGTGGGGCCTTGGTAGTCAATGACTGTGCGATCCAGTTTCTTCATTCCGAGCTGCCCTTTGGTGGAATAGGTCCCAGTGGCATGGGCCGTTCACACGGACATGCGGGATTCCTGGCATTTAGCAATGAAAAATCAATTCTGAAACAGCGAACGGGCAAGACCTTACCAAAATTACTTTACCCTCCTTATGGGCTTAAAACCTCTGGGATCATCAAGGCCTTTATGAAGTGGGTGATGAGAGGGTAG